In Thermomonas paludicola, the following are encoded in one genomic region:
- a CDS encoding class I SAM-dependent methyltransferase — translation MSGLSAPAAEAQAHSAHLREVIQEHIIAAGGGIPFWKFMELALYAPGLGYYSAGAHKFGPGGDFTTAPERSPLFSACVATALGAVLRQLDAGAVLFELGGGSGAFAEACLLQLQADDALPARYAILEPSADLRQRQRQRLQQRLPAALLARVEWLDGPIQEPWNGVLFANEVIDALPVPRFSMRAGEVMEEFVALDGEGRFVRREQPADPLLAAAVRHVEQQLPEPFAEGYRSELLAQLPYWIQAVAGGMQRGAMVFIDYGYARGEYYLPERGDGTLRAFRQHHVTGDVFAWPGLQDITASVDFTALAEAGVGAGFAFSGYCSQASFLLGNGLQTHLLGLEAQATDEVALHNLRQQAKALTLPSEMGERFQAIGFQRGVDLEPAFALGDLSHRL, via the coding sequence GTGAGCGGCCTGTCGGCGCCCGCCGCCGAAGCGCAGGCGCACAGCGCGCATCTGCGCGAGGTCATCCAGGAGCACATCATCGCGGCCGGCGGCGGCATCCCGTTCTGGAAGTTCATGGAGCTGGCGCTGTATGCGCCGGGGCTTGGGTATTACAGCGCCGGCGCGCACAAGTTCGGGCCTGGCGGCGACTTCACGACCGCACCCGAGCGCTCGCCGCTGTTTTCCGCGTGCGTGGCCACGGCGCTGGGCGCGGTGCTGCGCCAGCTCGATGCCGGGGCAGTGTTGTTCGAGCTGGGCGGCGGCAGCGGCGCCTTTGCCGAAGCGTGCCTGCTGCAGTTGCAGGCCGATGACGCGTTGCCGGCGCGATACGCGATCCTGGAGCCCAGTGCGGATCTGCGCCAGCGCCAGCGCCAGCGTTTGCAGCAGCGACTTCCGGCGGCGCTGCTTGCGCGGGTGGAATGGCTGGATGGGCCGATCCAGGAGCCGTGGAATGGCGTGCTGTTCGCCAATGAAGTGATCGACGCGCTGCCTGTGCCACGGTTTTCGATGCGCGCGGGTGAAGTAATGGAAGAGTTCGTCGCGCTGGATGGCGAGGGCCGCTTCGTGCGCCGCGAGCAGCCCGCCGATCCCCTGCTGGCCGCGGCGGTGCGGCATGTCGAGCAGCAGTTGCCCGAGCCGTTCGCGGAGGGCTACCGCAGTGAGCTGTTGGCGCAGCTGCCTTACTGGATCCAGGCCGTGGCTGGCGGCATGCAGCGCGGCGCGATGGTGTTCATCGACTACGGTTACGCGCGCGGCGAGTACTACCTGCCCGAGCGTGGCGACGGCACCTTGCGCGCCTTCCGCCAGCACCATGTCACCGGCGATGTGTTTGCGTGGCCGGGGCTGCAGGACATCACGGCATCCGTGGATTTCACCGCGCTGGCCGAGGCCGGCGTGGGCGCCGGCTTCGCGTTTTCGGGGTACTGCTCGCAGGCCAGTTTCCTGCTGGGCAATGGCCTGCAGACGCATTTGCTCGGGCTGGAGGCGCAGGCCACCGACGAAGTGGCATTGCACAACCTGCGCCAGCAGGCGAAGGCACTGACGCTGCCCAGCGAGATGGGCGAGCGCTTCCAGGCCATCGGGTTCCAGCGAGGCGTGGATCTTGAGCCAGCATTCGCGCTGGGTGACCTGAGCCATCGCCTGTGA
- a CDS encoding c-type cytochrome produces the protein MRPVHAFAGIACLALAAAAYAQSTAVAVPDNAPVQVAPLQEKPASWGDAQAGQSKAGVCAACHGLDGNAMQQNAPRIAGMPERYIAEQLHLFKSGQRTNGLAAIMAPFAGMLSAQDMRDVGAWFSKQAAGAGVADDTLIATGPNKDMKFYQVGETLFRNGDASRGIPACMACHGPSGAGNPGPAYPALHGQDSVYVARRLEEYRAGATTYTSPAHFKLMATVSKSLSDEEIKSLASYVQGLHTREPGTTKESIAR, from the coding sequence ATGCGCCCTGTACACGCCTTTGCCGGTATTGCCTGCCTTGCTCTTGCCGCGGCGGCCTACGCCCAGAGCACCGCAGTTGCCGTGCCCGACAACGCCCCGGTGCAGGTCGCGCCATTGCAGGAAAAGCCCGCCAGCTGGGGTGACGCCCAAGCAGGACAAAGCAAAGCCGGCGTCTGCGCCGCCTGCCACGGCCTGGACGGCAACGCGATGCAGCAAAATGCACCGCGCATCGCCGGCATGCCCGAGCGTTACATCGCCGAGCAACTGCACCTGTTCAAGAGCGGCCAGCGCACCAACGGCCTGGCGGCGATCATGGCGCCGTTTGCCGGCATGCTGAGCGCGCAGGACATGCGCGACGTCGGCGCCTGGTTCTCCAAGCAGGCCGCCGGCGCCGGCGTGGCCGATGACACCCTCATCGCCACTGGCCCGAACAAGGACATGAAGTTCTATCAGGTCGGCGAAACGCTGTTCCGCAACGGCGACGCCAGCCGCGGCATTCCGGCCTGCATGGCCTGCCATGGCCCGTCCGGTGCGGGCAATCCCGGCCCGGCGTATCCGGCGCTGCACGGCCAGGATTCTGTCTATGTGGCGCGCCGCCTGGAGGAATACCGCGCCGGCGCCACCACCTACACCAGCCCGGCGCATTTCAAGCTGATGGCGACCGTCTCCAAGTCGCTGAGTGACGAAGAAATCAAATCGCTGGCCAGCTATGTGCAGGGGCTGCATACCCGCGAACCCGGCACCACCAAGGAAAGCATCGCCCGCTGA
- the yihA gene encoding ribosome biogenesis GTP-binding protein YihA/YsxC, whose protein sequence is MAVPNPFARAQYLLAAHTLRQLPPDGGFEVAFAGRSNAGKSSALNALCQQNALARVSKTPGRTQQLVFFGIPPREDRYLVDLPGYGYAKVPQDLQAHWQAFLDTYFGSRFALRGLVVVMDIRHPLKDYDRQMLGYAMRRGLPAHVLLTKADKLGRGAAGNTLQAVRMELSRAFADSVSVQLFSGESKQGVDELRSVVARWLEW, encoded by the coding sequence ATGGCCGTGCCCAATCCTTTTGCCCGCGCCCAGTACCTGCTGGCCGCCCATACGCTCCGCCAATTGCCGCCCGATGGCGGCTTCGAGGTGGCCTTCGCCGGTCGTTCCAATGCCGGCAAATCCTCGGCGCTCAACGCGCTGTGCCAGCAAAATGCGCTGGCGCGGGTGTCCAAGACCCCGGGACGAACCCAGCAACTGGTGTTCTTTGGCATACCGCCGCGCGAAGACCGCTATCTGGTGGACTTGCCCGGCTATGGCTATGCCAAGGTGCCGCAAGACCTGCAGGCACACTGGCAGGCGTTCCTCGACACCTATTTCGGCAGCCGCTTCGCCTTGCGCGGGCTGGTGGTGGTGATGGATATCCGGCATCCGCTCAAGGACTACGACCGGCAAATGCTGGGCTATGCCATGCGTCGCGGCCTGCCGGCCCACGTGTTGCTGACCAAGGCCGACAAATTGGGCCGGGGTGCGGCCGGCAACACCCTGCAGGCAGTGCGGATGGAGCTTTCGCGGGCGTTTGCCGACAGCGTGAGCGTTCAGCTGTTTTCCGGCGAGTCCAAGCAGGGCGTGGATGAATTGCGTTCGGTGGTGGCCCGTTGGCTGGAGTGGTAA
- a CDS encoding VanZ family protein → MGRSLKPFRRPWLWAGLWMLAIAVVVAGSLLPGKDLPALPVSDKFEHFAAYAVLAGGAVQLFARRLSWGFICVLLVLMGIGLEFLQAQMGLGRTLDRADALANGIGALIGLASAFTPLRDALLEFDHRF, encoded by the coding sequence ATGGGACGTTCGCTGAAGCCGTTCCGCCGGCCGTGGTTGTGGGCGGGCTTGTGGATGCTGGCGATCGCGGTGGTGGTGGCGGGCTCGCTGCTGCCGGGCAAGGATTTGCCCGCGTTGCCGGTCAGCGACAAGTTCGAGCACTTCGCTGCCTATGCCGTACTGGCCGGCGGCGCGGTGCAGCTGTTCGCGCGGCGACTGTCGTGGGGCTTCATTTGCGTGCTGCTGGTGTTGATGGGGATCGGCCTGGAGTTTTTGCAGGCGCAGATGGGATTGGGGCGCACGCTGGATCGCGCCGATGCCCTGGCCAATGGCATCGGCGCACTGATCGGATTGGCCAGTGCGTTCACGCCGCTGCGGGATGCCTTGCTGGAGTTTGACCACCGGTTCTGA
- a CDS encoding thiol:disulfide interchange protein DsbA/DsbL, giving the protein MRALLLSMALLLTAALFPAHAQAALPGLTEGVQYRAIDGGQPYQALPPGMVEVAEVFAYTCPHCAHFAPTLDAWAKQLPPHAKLVLVPGVFGRDDDWARAFFAAQASKSLAVLHPRLFAAIHETGELPRNADRAQITAFAGKIPGVNAASFKAAMQNDAALLPKLKYAYEFSARSQVEGTPSLIVAGRYLILGNSYENLLANARAVVNALAPKKTAPAKAAAKPAAPRS; this is encoded by the coding sequence ATGCGCGCACTGTTGTTGTCGATGGCCCTGCTGCTGACCGCGGCACTTTTCCCGGCACACGCCCAGGCCGCCCTGCCTGGCCTGACCGAAGGTGTCCAGTACCGCGCAATCGACGGGGGCCAGCCTTACCAAGCGCTGCCTCCCGGCATGGTTGAAGTGGCCGAGGTGTTCGCCTACACCTGCCCGCACTGCGCGCACTTCGCCCCCACCCTGGACGCGTGGGCGAAGCAGCTTCCCCCGCACGCCAAACTGGTGCTGGTGCCGGGCGTGTTCGGCCGTGATGATGACTGGGCCCGCGCCTTCTTCGCCGCACAGGCCAGCAAATCTCTGGCGGTGCTGCATCCGCGCCTGTTCGCCGCCATCCACGAGACCGGCGAACTGCCGCGCAACGCCGATCGCGCGCAGATCACGGCCTTTGCCGGCAAAATCCCCGGGGTCAACGCCGCCTCCTTCAAGGCCGCGATGCAGAACGACGCCGCGCTGCTTCCAAAGCTGAAGTACGCCTATGAATTTTCCGCGCGCAGCCAAGTCGAGGGCACGCCTTCGCTGATTGTCGCCGGGCGCTACCTGATTCTCGGCAACAGCTACGAAAACCTGCTGGCCAACGCCCGCGCCGTGGTCAACGCGCTGGCCCCGAAAAAAACAGCGCCGGCCAAGGCTGCCGCCAAACCGGCCGCTCCCCGCTCCTGA
- a CDS encoding endonuclease/exonuclease/phosphatase family protein, translating to MPARRLRLLSANIQAGSSTRGYHDYVARSWSHVLPGGNKRGALDSIAELAGRHDIVGLQEADPGSLRSGFTNQTQYLAQRAGFAYWSHQPNRRMGGVASSANGLLSRLEPRLVEEFPLPGRVKGRGVLTATFGHGESALTIAIAHLSLGSQSRATQLGFIAELLAHRSHAVLMGDFNCNPDSPEMQALYRHTQLQPPDRCVLTFPSWRPQRAIDHMLVTPALGISAMQALPAAQSDHLALSVDLDVPETALR from the coding sequence ATGCCTGCCCGCCGGCTGCGCCTGCTGAGTGCCAATATCCAGGCCGGCTCCAGCACGCGTGGCTACCACGACTACGTGGCGCGCAGCTGGTCGCACGTGCTGCCGGGCGGCAACAAGCGCGGCGCGCTGGACAGCATCGCCGAACTCGCCGGCCGGCACGACATCGTTGGCCTGCAGGAGGCCGACCCCGGCAGCCTGCGCTCGGGCTTCACCAACCAGACCCAATACCTGGCACAGCGCGCCGGCTTTGCCTACTGGAGCCACCAGCCCAATCGCCGCATGGGTGGCGTCGCGTCCAGTGCCAATGGGCTGCTCAGCCGGCTGGAACCACGGCTGGTCGAGGAATTCCCGCTGCCGGGCCGGGTCAAGGGCCGCGGCGTGCTCACCGCCACCTTCGGCCATGGCGAATCCGCCTTGACCATCGCCATCGCCCACTTGTCGCTGGGCAGCCAGTCGCGCGCCACGCAGCTCGGCTTCATCGCCGAACTGCTGGCGCACCGCTCGCACGCGGTGCTGATGGGCGATTTCAACTGCAATCCGGACAGCCCGGAGATGCAGGCGCTGTATCGGCATACCCAGCTGCAGCCGCCCGATCGCTGCGTGCTCACGTTTCCTTCGTGGCGACCGCAGCGCGCCATCGACCATATGCTGGTCACCCCGGCGCTGGGGATCAGCGCGATGCAGGCGCTGCCCGCCGCGCAGTCCGATCACCTGGCGCTTTCGGTGGATCTGGACGTGCCGGAAACAGCGCTGCGTTGA
- a CDS encoding sulfite exporter TauE/SafE family protein: MSFLLMYLLLGAGVGVLAGLLGIGGGLTLVAALAWLLPRQGVPADAAMHAALASSLASIVLTAASSARAHHRRGSVLWPTVAWMVPGVLLGGWLGSGLAIALEDGVLRWCVAGYCFVIAAQMLLSRAAAGGVDARVPRGPGYTLAGAGIGMVSAIVGIGGGSLTVPLLVWRGVAPVRAVGTSSACGIFIGLGSALGYALQAPAGALPLPGAVGYVYLPAAVGVAITSMLAAPFGARLAHAISGPALQRVFAGFLLLVGSAFAYSALR, translated from the coding sequence ATGTCGTTCCTGTTGATGTATCTGCTGCTTGGCGCCGGCGTCGGCGTGTTGGCCGGTCTGCTGGGCATCGGCGGCGGATTGACCCTGGTGGCTGCGCTGGCGTGGCTGCTGCCCCGGCAGGGAGTGCCTGCGGATGCGGCGATGCATGCGGCACTGGCCAGCTCGCTGGCCAGCATCGTGCTGACCGCAGCCTCGTCGGCGCGCGCCCATCACCGGCGCGGCAGCGTGCTGTGGCCGACGGTGGCGTGGATGGTGCCCGGCGTGCTGTTGGGTGGCTGGTTGGGCAGCGGCTTGGCCATCGCGCTGGAGGATGGCGTGTTGCGCTGGTGTGTGGCCGGCTATTGCTTCGTGATCGCGGCGCAGATGCTGCTGTCGAGGGCCGCGGCAGGCGGGGTGGATGCGCGGGTGCCGCGCGGGCCTGGCTACACGTTGGCAGGCGCCGGCATCGGCATGGTGTCGGCCATCGTCGGGATTGGTGGCGGCAGCCTGACCGTGCCGCTGCTGGTCTGGCGCGGCGTTGCGCCGGTGCGGGCGGTGGGCACCTCATCGGCCTGCGGGATTTTCATTGGCTTGGGCAGTGCCTTGGGCTATGCGCTGCAGGCGCCTGCCGGCGCACTGCCGCTGCCCGGCGCGGTGGGTTACGTGTATTTGCCGGCGGCAGTCGGCGTGGCGATCACCTCGATGCTGGCGGCGCCTTTCGGCGCGCGGTTGGCGCACGCGATCAGCGGGCCAGCGCTCCAGCGCGTGTTCGCGGGGTTCCTGCTGCTGGTCGGCAGCGCGTTCGCCTACAGCGCGCTGCGCTAG
- a CDS encoding multifunctional CCA addition/repair protein — protein sequence MTRYLVGGAVRDALLGLPPGDRDHVVVGASVQQMLEAGYRQVGRDFPVFLHPQTREEHALARTERKSGRGYTGFMVHADPSVTLEDDLRRRDFTINAIARAEDGTLVDPFGGVRDLEARVLRHVGEAFVEDPLRVLRAARFMARFAPLGFTVAPDTLALMRQMADGGELATLVPERVWQELAKALRSASPAAFLRTLRAADALRAILPEVDALYGVPQRADYHPEIDSGLHCELVCDMAAQLAAGDDLVGYAALCHDLGKALTPADTLPRHLMHEQRGIAPTLAMSERLKVPAEHRELAVACCREHLNVHRIDELKAATVHELIARCDGFRKPARIDQLATVCEADARGRGGRSQAAYPQAAKLRRLQAAALAIRGDVIAATGVTGPAFGEALRKARIAAIAAA from the coding sequence ATCACCCGTTACCTCGTCGGCGGCGCCGTGCGCGACGCGCTGCTGGGGCTGCCACCGGGCGATCGCGACCATGTGGTGGTGGGCGCCAGCGTGCAGCAGATGCTGGAGGCCGGCTATCGGCAAGTCGGCCGCGACTTTCCGGTGTTCCTACATCCGCAGACCCGCGAGGAACATGCGCTGGCGCGCACCGAGCGCAAATCCGGGCGCGGCTACACCGGCTTCATGGTGCACGCCGATCCATCGGTGACGCTGGAAGACGACCTGCGCCGCCGCGATTTCACCATCAACGCGATCGCCCGCGCCGAAGACGGCACGCTGGTCGATCCGTTCGGCGGCGTGCGCGACCTCGAAGCGCGCGTGCTGCGGCACGTCGGCGAGGCGTTCGTCGAGGATCCGCTGCGGGTGCTGCGCGCGGCCCGCTTCATGGCCCGCTTCGCGCCGCTGGGCTTCACCGTCGCCCCGGACACGCTGGCGCTGATGCGGCAGATGGCCGATGGCGGCGAACTGGCCACGCTGGTGCCGGAGCGCGTCTGGCAGGAACTTGCCAAGGCACTGCGCAGCGCCTCGCCGGCCGCCTTCCTGCGCACCCTGCGCGCTGCCGACGCACTGCGCGCGATCCTGCCGGAAGTCGATGCCCTGTACGGCGTGCCGCAGCGCGCCGATTACCATCCGGAAATCGACAGCGGCCTGCATTGTGAACTGGTCTGCGACATGGCCGCGCAGTTGGCGGCCGGCGACGACCTGGTCGGCTACGCCGCACTGTGCCACGACCTGGGCAAGGCGCTGACGCCAGCCGACACCCTGCCGCGTCACCTGATGCATGAGCAGCGCGGCATTGCGCCCACGCTCGCGATGAGCGAGCGCCTGAAGGTGCCGGCCGAACATCGCGAACTGGCCGTCGCCTGCTGCCGCGAGCATCTCAACGTGCATCGCATCGACGAACTGAAAGCCGCCACCGTGCACGAGCTGATCGCCCGCTGCGACGGCTTCCGCAAACCTGCCCGCATCGATCAGTTGGCCACCGTTTGCGAAGCCGATGCACGCGGCCGCGGCGGGCGCTCGCAAGCAGCCTATCCGCAGGCGGCGAAGCTGCGTCGGCTGCAGGCGGCCGCGCTGGCGATACGCGGCGATGTCATTGCCGCAACCGGCGTCACCGGCCCGGCATTCGGCGAGGCGCTGCGCAAGGCGCGCATTGCCGCGATTGCAGCTGCATAG
- a CDS encoding 6-pyruvoyl trahydropterin synthase family protein — protein sequence MNDIVTIRLAKQAMKFAAAHFTIFSATERERLHGHNFRVEVDIEARMLGNGMCFDYGIYKDTVIALCRELNEWTILPTRSPYLQIEELGEHVIAVFNGQRIPFLRSDVLLLPIANATLEEFAAHFLTRLTANRDEMREHRIGEIEVRVFSGPGQSAGRRLRVDA from the coding sequence GTGAACGACATCGTCACCATCCGTCTGGCGAAGCAGGCGATGAAATTCGCCGCTGCGCACTTCACCATCTTCTCGGCAACCGAGCGCGAGCGCCTGCACGGGCACAATTTCCGGGTCGAGGTCGATATCGAGGCGCGCATGCTGGGCAATGGCATGTGCTTCGATTACGGCATCTACAAGGACACCGTGATCGCGCTGTGCCGCGAGCTCAATGAATGGACGATCCTGCCAACCCGCTCGCCGTACCTGCAAATCGAGGAGCTGGGCGAGCATGTCATTGCGGTGTTCAATGGCCAGCGCATCCCGTTCCTGCGCAGCGACGTGCTGTTGCTGCCGATCGCCAATGCGACCCTGGAAGAATTCGCCGCGCATTTCCTGACCCGCCTGACCGCCAACCGCGACGAGATGCGCGAGCATCGCATCGGCGAGATCGAGGTGCGGGTGTTCTCCGGTCCGGGGCAGAGTGCCGGGCGGCGGCTGAGAGTGGACGCGTGA
- a CDS encoding lytic transglycosylase domain-containing protein has product MHKFTHALLLGFALAACPCATQAQAAESRPSPLLQRTPVKIAAPDPALKAALDAASRSGLDDLALAGFRNQPLAGWLDYAALRSRFDTLPLARGDAFLAAHANEAVAAAFRSEWLTALARRNEWQAFLANWDAGLDDAALRCLRLQALMAMNRVDAQWRSEAQALWRSSGKSLPSQCDAPFALLAAQGGLTDALRWERFDKAADAAQSGVMRAIARGLPAADVAQANAYAAYLDAPDGSAVAWPRTARSRAVAATALAKLAKASPDQAEALLPPVASALDFSEADSGRVRYQIALWTAASYLPDSARRLANVPASAWDESLHEWQAREAMARSDWASALAAIRRMPDAQRNDSRWLYFAARTSELAGSPADARALYAQAARKADFHGFLAADRLNQPYALCPWQPAILPAAKQAIARDPAIVRALQLFMLDRRGWAVREWNAALARFNDQQRRLAVEVAQDNGWFDRGVFGLVNVAGKSHPEEQQLYLLRFPLHHDASIRREAAHNNLDPAWIAAEIRAESVFDSNARSAADARGLMQVLPSTGAGIAAKIGLPWQGGDSLYDADTNIAIGSAYLRQLMDRYGGKPYQVIAGYNAGPTPLGRWMAQRPAMDADFWIETISYKETRDYVTRVLSFSTLYDWRLNGNALRLSDRLLGTTNGARKGFACPVQAPAKPAPPVAPPQTPARRR; this is encoded by the coding sequence ATGCACAAGTTCACCCACGCCTTGCTGCTTGGTTTCGCGCTTGCAGCCTGCCCCTGCGCAACGCAGGCGCAGGCAGCGGAGTCGCGCCCGTCGCCCCTGCTGCAGCGCACGCCCGTGAAGATTGCCGCGCCGGACCCCGCGCTCAAGGCCGCGCTTGATGCGGCCAGCCGCAGTGGCCTGGACGACCTCGCCCTGGCCGGCTTCCGCAATCAGCCATTGGCCGGCTGGCTGGACTACGCCGCGCTGCGTTCGCGCTTCGACACCCTGCCGCTGGCGCGCGGCGATGCCTTCCTTGCCGCCCATGCCAATGAAGCGGTCGCCGCCGCATTCCGCAGCGAATGGCTCACCGCGCTGGCCAGGCGCAACGAATGGCAGGCCTTCCTCGCCAACTGGGATGCCGGGCTCGACGACGCGGCATTGCGTTGCCTGCGCCTGCAGGCCCTGATGGCGATGAACCGCGTGGATGCGCAGTGGCGCAGCGAGGCACAGGCGCTGTGGCGCAGCAGCGGCAAGTCATTGCCATCGCAGTGCGACGCGCCGTTTGCGCTGCTCGCCGCACAAGGCGGCCTCACCGACGCGCTGCGCTGGGAGCGCTTCGACAAGGCGGCCGATGCCGCGCAATCCGGCGTGATGCGCGCCATCGCGCGCGGACTTCCCGCCGCCGACGTTGCGCAGGCGAACGCCTATGCTGCCTACCTCGATGCCCCCGATGGCTCCGCCGTGGCGTGGCCAAGGACCGCGCGCAGCCGGGCGGTAGCCGCAACGGCATTGGCGAAACTGGCCAAGGCATCGCCGGATCAGGCCGAGGCACTGTTGCCGCCGGTGGCCAGCGCACTGGACTTCAGCGAAGCCGACAGCGGACGCGTGCGGTATCAGATCGCCCTGTGGACGGCCGCATCCTACCTGCCGGATTCGGCCCGGCGACTGGCCAACGTGCCGGCATCGGCATGGGATGAAAGCCTGCACGAATGGCAGGCGCGCGAAGCCATGGCACGCAGCGACTGGGCGAGTGCACTGGCCGCGATCCGGCGCATGCCGGACGCACAGCGCAACGATTCGCGCTGGCTGTATTTCGCCGCGCGCACCAGCGAACTGGCCGGCAGCCCCGCCGATGCCCGCGCGCTGTATGCGCAGGCCGCGCGCAAGGCCGACTTCCACGGCTTCCTTGCCGCCGATCGGCTGAACCAGCCGTATGCGTTGTGCCCCTGGCAGCCCGCGATCCTGCCCGCCGCCAAGCAGGCCATCGCCCGCGACCCGGCCATCGTTCGCGCCCTGCAGCTGTTCATGCTGGATCGTCGCGGCTGGGCCGTGCGCGAATGGAACGCGGCGCTGGCGCGCTTCAACGACCAGCAGCGCCGGCTCGCGGTGGAAGTCGCGCAAGACAACGGCTGGTTCGACCGCGGCGTGTTCGGCCTGGTCAACGTGGCCGGCAAATCCCATCCGGAAGAGCAGCAGCTGTACCTGCTGCGCTTCCCGCTGCACCACGACGCCAGCATTCGCCGCGAAGCCGCGCACAACAACCTCGATCCCGCCTGGATTGCCGCCGAAATACGCGCCGAATCGGTGTTCGACAGCAACGCACGCTCGGCTGCCGATGCACGCGGATTGATGCAGGTCCTGCCTTCGACCGGCGCCGGCATCGCCGCGAAAATCGGCCTGCCATGGCAGGGCGGCGACAGCCTGTACGACGCCGACACCAACATCGCCATCGGCAGCGCCTACCTGCGCCAACTGATGGATCGATACGGCGGCAAACCCTATCAGGTGATCGCCGGCTACAACGCCGGGCCGACGCCGCTGGGACGCTGGATGGCGCAGCGCCCGGCGATGGATGCGGATTTCTGGATCGAAACGATCAGCTACAAGGAAACCCGCGACTACGTGACCCGCGTACTCAGCTTCAGCACGCTCTACGACTGGCGCCTCAATGGCAACGCCCTGCGCCTCTCGGACCGCCTGCTGGGAACCACCAACGGCGCCCGCAAGGGCTTTGCGTGCCCGGTGCAGGCGCCCGCAAAACCGGCTCCGCCAGTGGCGCCACCGCAAACGCCGGCGCGGCGCCGCTGA
- a CDS encoding acyltransferase family protein: MRDEGLPRRPLRFASVDVLRGWAVALMLLVNYPGSWAHVYAPLEHSEWNGFTPTDLIFPNFLFVVGASIALGLKPGAPPLKIWLRALRLVAVGMLLYLVAMWGYDKDVFRPWGVLQRIGLCYGVAATLALRLSPRAQWGAIAAILLGYWALLAASGGYPPLDNLASRIDTWMLGAHAYQFDAASGRGHDPEGLLSTLPAIATTLIGVRAGAWLRERGMRTLLLAGAGALALGWLWSLAMPWNKNLWTSSYAVYAAGWSLLLLALCHALFDLRGWPPFGRSMGINAITAYAGSWLMACVLEKWGLFGAAYAHAAALLGDGKLASLAVAAMFVAFWWLAMWAMEKQGWKISI; this comes from the coding sequence ATGCGGGATGAAGGGTTGCCGCGGCGGCCGCTGCGATTTGCATCGGTGGATGTGCTGCGCGGCTGGGCGGTGGCGTTGATGCTGCTGGTCAACTATCCGGGCAGCTGGGCGCACGTGTACGCGCCGCTGGAACATTCCGAATGGAATGGCTTCACCCCCACCGACCTGATCTTCCCCAACTTCCTGTTCGTGGTCGGCGCGTCGATCGCATTGGGGCTGAAGCCGGGGGCGCCGCCGTTGAAGATCTGGCTGCGCGCGCTGCGGCTGGTGGCGGTGGGCATGCTGCTCTACCTTGTGGCGATGTGGGGCTACGACAAGGACGTGTTCCGCCCGTGGGGCGTCCTGCAGCGCATCGGCCTGTGCTACGGGGTGGCCGCCACGCTGGCGCTGCGGCTGTCGCCGCGCGCGCAGTGGGGCGCGATCGCCGCGATCCTGCTGGGCTATTGGGCGCTGCTGGCGGCCAGCGGCGGCTACCCGCCGCTGGACAACCTCGCCAGCCGGATCGACACCTGGATGCTGGGTGCGCACGCCTACCAGTTCGACGCCGCCAGCGGGCGCGGTCACGATCCGGAAGGGTTGCTCAGCACCTTGCCGGCCATCGCCACCACGCTGATCGGCGTGCGCGCCGGGGCATGGCTGCGCGAGCGCGGCATGCGGACCTTGCTGCTTGCGGGCGCCGGTGCGCTCGCGCTGGGCTGGCTGTGGTCGCTGGCAATGCCGTGGAACAAGAACCTGTGGACGTCGTCCTACGCGGTCTACGCGGCCGGTTGGTCGCTGCTGCTGCTGGCGCTGTGCCACGCGCTGTTCGACCTGCGCGGTTGGCCGCCGTTCGGGCGCAGCATGGGCATCAATGCCATCACCGCGTATGCCGGCTCGTGGCTGATGGCGTGCGTGCTGGAGAAGTGGGGCCTGTTCGGCGCGGCCTACGCGCATGCCGCCGCGCTGCTCGGCGACGGCAAGCTGGCCTCGTTGGCGGTGGCGGCAATGTTCGTCGCGTTTTGGTGGTTGGCGATGTGGGCGATGGAGAAGCAGGGCTGGAAAATCAGCATTTGA